From the Nitrospinaceae bacterium genome, the window GCACAGCCTTGAAATCCTGCTCGATGAACCATTTTCGTAGCCTGCGATTTGGAAATGTTTCGCGGTAGGCGTGGTAGGGAACCGGGGCGCCCAATTTGTCTTCTAGTATCTCGCGCGCGATGCGGGCGTCCTCGCGCCACTCGGCCTCAGGCATCTCATCCAATCTGGCGCCGCGTCTGCCGAGCGAGCCAATCGTCATCCCTGCTGCATGAAGCTCTTTTATCTGCGCCCAGTCCATGCAGGGAAGATCAGCGCGATAAAGGCCGTGCGATTTCCCCACGTAATCAACGGGAATGAAAAAAGCGGCCTTGATGCCGCGCTCATTTAAAATGGGCAAAACATTCTCATGAGCATCCCTAAAGCCGCCATCGAAGGTGAATGAAACCGCGCGCGGGGAGAAATTTTCCTCCCCCTTCATCTGGGCCAGCATCTGCTCGAGCGCAATTGCCTCAAGGTTCAATTCTTTTAGTGTGTCTAGATGCGAGCGAAGGGCCCCCGGCGTCACGCCGTACTGCATCTGATCATTAGGGTAGTCGCCGATCTGGTGGTAGATGAAAATGGGCCGCTCGCGAATTTGGGCCATGTATTTACCTCACAAAGCGATAATTACTTAATTTTTCAAAGCCCCGCCAGCTCTTTCATGATTCGGTATGGCTCGTTTTTGGCTTCAAGGCCAATGCCGGGAATTTGGGGAAACCCCACGAAACCGTTCTCGACGGCAACATCATCAGCAAAACCATTGAACGGCTTGAACACGTCGGGGTAGGACTCGTTGCCGCCAAGGCCAAGGCCCGCCGCGATGTTGAGGCACATCTGGTGCCCCCCGTGGGGGATGCACGCGCGGCGGGGCCACCCGTATTCTTCGAGCATTTTCAGCGTGCGCAGGTACTCGACGAGGCCGTAGCTCAACGCGCAGTCGAACTGGAGAATGTCTCTGTCCGAGCGCATGCCGCCGTGGCGTATGAGGTTGCGGGCATCGAGGGTGGAGAAAAGATTCTCCCCCGTGGCCATCGGGCCCTCGTAGTGATCGCCAAGCTCAGCCTGAAGCGCATAATCGAGCGGGTCGCCCGCCTCCTCGTACCATTTAAGGTTGTAGGGCGAGAGCGCCTCGGCGTAGGCAATGGCGGTTTTTAAGTCGAATTTTCCGTTGGCATCGACTGCCAAATTTTTTCCCTCGCCAACGACCGAGAGCACGGCTTCGATTCGCCCGAGGTCATCGGCCAGGGGTGCGCCCCCGATTTTCATCTTGACGGTGGTGTAGCCCCGGTCGAGATAGCTTTTCATTTCATTTTTTAGCGCCTCGTTGTCTTTTCCCGGATAGTAGTAGCCCCCTGCCGCATAGACGGAGACTTTTTCTTCGGCCTCGCCCCCTCGGTAGCGGTCGGCGAGATAGCGCCACAAGGGGAGCCCTGCGATCTTGGCCACCGAATCCCAGACGGCCATGTCGAGGACGCCCACGGCCACCGAACGGTCGCCGTGGCCGCCCGGTTTTTCGTTTTTCATTAAAGTGTTCCAGATTTTCTCGGGCTCCAGGTTGTCCCCGGCATCGTTGATGAGCGATTCGGGAGGCGCGTCATTGAGGCGCGGGATGAAGCGCTCTCGCAATAAACCCTGCTGTGCGTAGCGACCGTTTGAGTTAAAGCCAAAGCCGACGACGGGCTTGCCGTCCCTAATCACATCGGTGATGAGGGCGACGACGCTCACCGTCATCAGCCCAAAATCGATGTAGGCGTTTCGAATTTCTGATTTGATGGGAACGACGGTGTCCCGAATCTCGATGATTTTCAATTACGTTGTCCCGCTTAGAGAGTAGACTTTTTAGCGGCCCCAGGGCGGCGGGCCGGTATGTATGCAAGGGCATGGTACATGCGGAAGCATATTATTTGAAAACGGTTTGAGATTAAGACTGACGGCTCGTATTCTTGCTCCATTGATGTGTAAGGGGCTTGATACCTAAATTTTAGCGGGGGGAGGGGCGATGGACATCGAATTACCCGAATTTTGGGATTTTCACACCGACTTGAGATTGATTCAGCGGGTGCCCGAGGGGCGCGAGTATCTGACAGAGCAGATCGATTTGCCCACAGCGTCCTCGCTCGGCGGGGTGTTCACGGCAACGGGGCGCCTCGCCGAGGCGGCGAAAGATGTGCAATGGAGCCGTCTTGAGGAGGAGGTGGAGCTGATTCGGGGGGCGGAGGGGCTCGAATTCGTCCTCGCCGCGCCGGATCTCGCTGGGGCGGGCAATCAACTGCTTCACGCCGAGGGGATTTATTTTGTCCAAGACGAGGCGGATATCAGCCTACTTGGCAAGCTCCGGGCGATGGGTTTTAGGAGCGTGGCCCCGCTCTACAACGAGGACAATGCACTGGGTGGCGGGGCCGAGGGCGATCCTGCAAGGGGGATAACGCCGCTTGGCCGCAGTTTCATGATGAGCGCCTGGCGGAGGGGATTTGTCGTCGATTGTGCGCATGCGAACCACAGAACGAAGGCCGGGATGATTGATCTGGCGCTGGTGACGGGTAACGCGATTCATTATTCGCACGGTTTTTTGGGCGAGCCTGTCGAGAAAAGTTTCAAGGAGCGAGGATTGCCCCGCGAGGAGGCCGAGCGAATCTTCGAGACAGGCGGGCTCGTTGGCCTCACGCCGCATCCGGGATTTGTGGGCACGTTCGAGCGGCACCTGGAGGAAATCGATTATCTGGGGGCGCTGAGTGAGGGGCAGGTCGTGATGGGAACCGATTTTGCCGGGACGAACCGGCCTGGCCCTGCGGGCAACAGGATGTTTGATGAGTTTCCGGGGGCACGTGGGTATCAGGGTTTTGCAGGGCGACTAGCAGAGATTCATGGCGAGAATTTTGCGCGGGCCTTCTGTGGCCGCACCCTCAGGGGCTATCTTGAGGGCGCACTTGCTTGAGGCGCGGTTTAGCCGGTTTGATTGAATGAAGCGGAAATATGGGTCAATGCAAAAAAATAGATTGAAATTTTGATGGCTTGGGATATGCCATTAATTTTATTCTACTAATAGCGTTTTCGCGGAGAGCGGGCACAGGGATTTTTCAAATCATCTCCTTGGGAAGCGTTGTCATCAGTTCCGCGCCCTGGGGTGTGAGGACGATATCGTCCTCAAAACGAATCGTATATGTTTCGTGGCGCACCGAGGGTTGAATCGACAGCGTCATCCCGGATTCCAAAATGACGTCCGTGTCTTGTTTGTTCGGTGCCCGGTGGAAGGGGCGGGGCGGATCGTGAAATGGCCCCAGACCGATTCCGTGCATAACGAAATGCTGGTAGGGAAACGAGGTCCGGCTGGTTTCGTATCCGGCATCCGTGAGGATTTTTCGTGCGAAATCAATTACTTCCCGATAACGGAGGCCGGGTTTTATGAATTTGAGAATCTCCTCGTGCGCCTTGTATAGGTCCCCGGCGATTTTTTTCTGCTCGGGGGTGGCCTCGCCCACGGCCCATGTTCTGGTGATGTCGCATCCGTAGCCTTTGTAAACGCAGCCCAAATCCACCATGACTAATTCATTGCGCTCGATTTTTTTCCATTCCGCTCCAAAGGCGCGAAAATTCGATGTTCTCACGCCCGATTGACACATCGTCTCGACCTCTCTTACGGCCCCTCCTTTTCTCATTTCGATCTCGGCCGCTCTTTGCACTT encodes:
- a CDS encoding polysaccharide deacetylase family protein; amino-acid sequence: MAQIRERPIFIYHQIGDYPNDQMQYGVTPGALRSHLDTLKELNLEAIALEQMLAQMKGEENFSPRAVSFTFDGGFRDAHENVLPILNERGIKAAFFIPVDYVGKSHGLYRADLPCMDWAQIKELHAAGMTIGSLGRRGARLDEMPEAEWREDARIAREILEDKLGAPVPYHAYRETFPNRRLRKWFIEQDFKAVLTMCPTFRWSNLYRLGRIQVDDEPPNVFQTKASNLYLFFKDKRTWRLIRRFKVDRLMHWIYEKFER
- a CDS encoding mandelate racemase/muconate lactonizing enzyme family protein encodes the protein MKIIEIRDTVVPIKSEIRNAYIDFGLMTVSVVALITDVIRDGKPVVGFGFNSNGRYAQQGLLRERFIPRLNDAPPESLINDAGDNLEPEKIWNTLMKNEKPGGHGDRSVAVGVLDMAVWDSVAKIAGLPLWRYLADRYRGGEAEEKVSVYAAGGYYYPGKDNEALKNEMKSYLDRGYTTVKMKIGGAPLADDLGRIEAVLSVVGEGKNLAVDANGKFDLKTAIAYAEALSPYNLKWYEEAGDPLDYALQAELGDHYEGPMATGENLFSTLDARNLIRHGGMRSDRDILQFDCALSYGLVEYLRTLKMLEEYGWPRRACIPHGGHQMCLNIAAGLGLGGNESYPDVFKPFNGFADDVAVENGFVGFPQIPGIGLEAKNEPYRIMKELAGL
- a CDS encoding aminopeptidase P family protein, with the translated sequence MNIFGTKFDYRARLEKIRNLMGKWEIDCVLVHKSSNQYYISGMYQHLPWYPDCHTYVTEAPIILFRDTSIDPVFLCHFGTINAIKEGTWIEDVRTYDQERNRSVYEAIADILTDNGQKSARIGVEEDTLTISTFEKLENLLPDAEFVHASEVFNFARIVKEPEEIELLKKSVVIGEAAMKAAIEAAQVGVPESEVQRAAEIEMRKGGAVREVETMCQSGVRTSNFRAFGAEWKKIERNELVMVDLGCVYKGYGCDITRTWAVGEATPEQKKIAGDLYKAHEEILKFIKPGLRYREVIDFARKILTDAGYETSRTSFPYQHFVMHGIGLGPFHDPPRPFHRAPNKQDTDVILESGMTLSIQPSVRHETYTIRFEDDIVLTPQGAELMTTLPKEMI